In the Macrobrachium rosenbergii isolate ZJJX-2024 chromosome 23, ASM4041242v1, whole genome shotgun sequence genome, one interval contains:
- the Eip93F gene encoding mushroom body large-type Kenyon cell-specific protein 1, which produces MAECGAPRCLHEKRLIRRELLRWSRNTTLLLGLERVLEELMGESAWLKVRSDLYPESASEETPSVAEAEEPQDWDPVAPCFVCQGKSQGTLQVQTETAPSEGTVSDGGATTPHPQGGAVDSPAPPEDLTVQNSRHHKHDQEDSGCTEVTLDLSISRSPSTPSSQSPFLGGLPKTYLGGIVGSSGGGLGGHLGRTVGAMGGLGPEATPRLPLDLYTANLPPHLLQWILQSHLHQLARVHQAQHDGPEIVADDKDQQPLDLSAKSQMLQVKPEFKTSISCSSPNALSSPNSHLFPYERIKAAAAAAAAAAAASANPTDVKMPSNRGRRRGDMSKRSYTEEELQAALRDIQSGKLGTRRAAVIYGIPRSTLRNKVYKLAMERERNKKLAEQSVPPVLQDTKQFPPYQNGVIGAGTGPLNNDNTGEDPDASPESFRALLKSKMAEKLKELDRKGICGEDNEKVAESALKYLMENIPKLALNKDNKEISTEILSSISFYPQLSDFIKRVVEERYNEELQRSKSRLNGSVDIHAVNGFNDENCDLTVPSYSPSCNGQPKGDSESLTRDSNNSSQPLISSLQNSNLKEMIAQMIGQKLGCEVPLGKDEKLGSSSSEKNQQLSLPFSVPRESLTKFCSEKRDHVQSSKKNSSASPTTAGGKGSRPKRGKYRNYDRDNLLKAVQAVQSGEMSVHRAGSFYGVPHSTLEYKVKERHLTRGKNKKEHGPSSCSPAAKIKKEIIRKSADTTTSTIDLTGDDPPKSDDKGDASPVIKKARVDSGAGSPYPSYPSLSTTPLSSSSSLTQTPVTSAPIIPSPFSLWNGAPMVPSFLTRYQQDPFYASQMIRRFQEAAAAKSQSESGTLTPPVSEQSTSPASGHAAQEPSPSPPYQGSVLDALLRGKASSVNSKLASSCSSNSNNTLPNSDTWQVSSSLLSLSKGVMTEHQKQQLGKEENSSTPPLIPPQGIVPFNTLYSLPVFAARNSLVAALQQRPSPRDSSSPEVDILPLPLVKESCHPTPVAADQP; this is translated from the exons GTCTGGAAAGAGTACTCGAGGAACTGATGGGGGAGTCCGCGTGGTTGAAAGTAAGGTCCGACCTGTACCCCGAGAGCGCCAGTGAAGAAACGCCATCGGTTGCGGAAGCAGAAGAGCCTCAGGATTGGGACCCCGTAGCACCCTGCTTTGTCTGCCAAGGCAAATCTCAAGGAACACTGCAGGTG CAAACTGAAACAGCCCCATCAGAAGGAACAGTATCTGATGGCGGGGCGACGACCCCTCATCCCCAGGGAGGCGCCGTAGACTCCCCAGCCCCTCCAGAGGACCTGACAGTCCAGAACAGCCGCCACCACAAACATGACCAAGAAGATTCCGGCTGCACCGAAGTGACCCTCGACTTGTCCATATCAAGGTCGCCCTCGACGCCATCTTCACAATCGCCTTTCCTGGGGGGTTTGCCTAAGACTTACCTCGGGGGCATAGTAGGATCTTCAGGTGGGGGACTTGGAGGGCATTTAGGCCGAACTGTTGGTGCCATGGGAGGCCTGGGTCCTGAAGCCACACCAAGACTTCCCTTAGATCTCTACACCGCCAATCTTCCGCCACATCTCCTGCAGTGGATCCTTCAGTCGCATCTCCACCAGTTAGCCAGGGTTCATCAA GCTCAGCACGATGGCCCGGAGATCGTCGCCGACGACAAGGACCAGCAGCCTCTGGACCTCAGTGCCAAGTCGCAGATGTTGCAGGTGAAGCCAGAGTTCAAGACCTCCATCTCGTGTTCGTCCCCGAATGCCCTCAGCAGTCCCAACAGCCACCTCTTCCCTTACGAGAGGATCAAAGCTGCGGCTGCGGCTGCCGCAGCGGCAGCAGCGGCGTCGGCCAATCCGACCGACGTCAAGATGCCGTCGAACAG AGGCAGGAGGCGGGGTGACATGAGCAAAAGATCTTACACTGAGGAAGAGCTTCAGGCTGCGTTAAGAGACATACAGAGTGGAAAGCTTGGAACCAGAAGAGCAGCTGTTATATACGGAATTCCAAGATCAACTCTGAGGAACAAA GTCTACAAATTGGCAATGGAACGTGAGCGGAACAAGAAACTCGCAGAGCAATCAGTGCCCCCCGTCCTTCAAGATACAAAACAGTTCCCACCTTACCAAAATGGCGTCATAGGTGCAGGTACAGGACCGTTAAATAATGATAACACTGGTGAAGATCCAGATGCCTCCCCAGAGTCCTTCAGGGCTCTGCTCAAAAGCAAGATGGCAGAGAAACTGAAGGAGCTTGACCGGAAGGGCATCTGTGGTGAAGACAATGAAAAAGTCGCTGAGTCCGCCCTAAAGTACCTGATGGAGAACATTCCAAAACTTGCCCTAAACAAAGACAACAAAGAGATatcaactgaaatattaagtagCATTTCTTTTTATCCTCAACTAAGTGACTTTATTAAGAGAGTCGTTGAAGAACGGTACAACGAAGAACTACAAAGAAGTAAGTCCAGATTAAATGGATCTGTCGACATCCATGCTGTCAATGGCTTTAATGATGAAAACTGTGACCTTACTGTCCCGTCCTACTCTCCTTCTTGTAATGGCCAGCCAAAGGGCGACTCTGAGTCTTTAACAAGGGATTCCAACAATTCTAGTCAGCCACTGATCTCTTCACTGCAGAATTCAAATCTAAAAGAGATGATTGCTCAGATGATTGGTCAGAAACTAGGGTGTGAGGTTCCTCTTGGCAAGGATGAAAAACTAGGAAGCAGTTCTAGCGAAAAGAATCAGCAACTGTCGTTGCCCTTTTCAGTCCCGAGAGAATCGCTAACGAAGTTCTGTAGTGAGAAAAGAGATCATGTGCAAAGTAGCAAGAAAAATTCCTCAGCATCTCCTACAACAGCAGGTGGGAAAGGCTCCAGGCCAAAGAGAGGTAAATATCGAAATTACGACCGTGACAATCTTCTTAAAGCTGTTCAGGCTGTGCAGAGTGGAGAAATGAGTGTGCATCGAGCAGGAAGCTTTTACGGGGTACCACATTCTACTCTTGAATATAAAGTGAAAGAGAGACATCTCACCcgaggaaaaaataagaaggaacaCGGTCCATCCAGCTGTTCCCCTGCTgctaaaattaagaaagaaattattcgCAAATCAGCTGACACTACCACATCGACAATTGACCTAACAGGAGATGATCCTCCTAAGAGCGATGACAAAGGTGATGCGAGTCCTGTTATTAAAAAGGCAAGAGTAGATTCAGGAGCAGGGTCACCGTATCCCAGTTATCCTTCCCTTTCCACCACGCCactgtcttcatcatcatcactaacCCAGACTCCAGTAACTTCTGCTCCAATTATACCAAGTCCATTTTCATTATGGAACGGAGCTCCCATGGTGCCATCCTTTCTTACACGTTACCAGCAAGATCCTTTTTATGCGTCTCAGATGATCAGAAGGTTCCAGGAAGCTGCTGCTGCCAAAAGTCAGAGTGAATCTGGTACCCTGACTCCTCCAGTCAGTGAACAGTCCACTTCTCCAGCTTCAGGTCATGCAGCCCAAGAGCCTTCGCCCTCCCCTCCTTATCAAGGAAGTGTGTTGGATGCCTTGCTGCGAGGGAAAGCATCGTCTGTTAATAGTAAACTTGCATCCAGTTGCAGTAGTAACAGCAACAATACCCTACCAAATAGTGACACATGGCAAGTATCTTCTAGCCTATTAAGCCTCAGTAAGGGTGTCATGACAGAACACCAAAAACAGCAGTTAGGCAAAGAGGAGAACAGTTCTACGCCACCGTTAATCCCGCCACAGGGTATAGTGCCCTTCAATACCCTTTATTCCCTTCCTGTCTTTGCTGCACGTAACAGTTTAGTTGCAGCCCTTCAACAGCGTCCCTCACCCAGAGACTCTTCCAGCCCAGAAGTTGATATTCTTCCGCTGCCATTAGTAAAAGAGTCATGCCATCCTACCCCTGTTGCTGCTGATCAACCTTGA